The following proteins come from a genomic window of Malus sylvestris chromosome 4, drMalSylv7.2, whole genome shotgun sequence:
- the LOC126618871 gene encoding UDP-glycosyltransferase 92A1-like gives MERRDQEHIVMLPFLAQGHLIPFLQLARNLQQRKSFITITVASTALNIQYLRTTIASNSSSQSDSNIRLAELSFCSTDHGLPPNGENTENLPLSKIGNLGAASTSLEAPAHLLISDIIEKEGRPPLCIISDMYFGWAANLANSFGTAHVTFTTGGAYGTAALVSTWLNLPHRSTASDEFPVPGFPESYRFHISQLNPYLRAADGTDFGSRIFQPQLSLSTKSFGWLCSTVEEIEPVGLKILRNYLGRPVWSIGPLLPLEALNKSSTLRLSVSRQRAGKEFGIPPEACLEWLDSQGSDSVVYVSFGSQNSISSNQLMELALGLEESGRPFIWVIRPPVGYDMKGEFRAEWLPEGFEDRMSRGKQGLVVHNWAPQLEILSHKSTGVFVSHCGWNSVMESLSQGVPMIGWPLASEQAFNSKMLAEEMGVSVELTRGAQSVVVGKEVKRLIDLVMEKSGKGGELRKKVGDIGEQIRAAVRDEAEDKGSFVSAMDDFLGTILATRRKNEHK, from the coding sequence ATGGAGAGACGTGACCAAGAGCACATTGTGATGCTGCCATTCCTGGCTCAGGGCCATCTCATACCATTCCTGCAACTTGCAAGAAATCTCCAACAGAGAAAAAGCTTCATCACAATCACCGTCGCAAGCACCGCCCTCAACATCCAATACCTCCGCACAACGATCGCCTCCAACTCAAGCTCTCAATCTGACTCCAACATCCGTTTGGCTGAGCTCTCATTCTGCAGCACAGACCACGGCTTGCCCCCGAACGGCGAGAACACGGAGAACTTGCCTCTCAGCAAAATAGGAAACCTAGGTGCTGCATCAACTAGTCTTGAAGCTCCTGCTCACCTCCTTATCTCGGATATCATCGAAAAAGAAGGCCGCCCGCCGCTTTGTATTATCTCTGATATGTACTTTGGATGGGCTGCTAATCTTGCAAACAGCTTTGGAACTGCGCACGTGACTTTCACCACAGGTGGTGCCTATGGCACTGCAGCTTTGGTGTCTACTTGGCTTAATCTCCCACACCGTTCTACAGCTTCGGATGAGTTCCCGGTGCCGGGGTTTCCTGAGAGTTACCGCTTCCATATCTCTCAGCTGAATCCATATTTAAGAGCTGCAGATGGTACCGACTTCGGATCAAGAATTTTTCAACCTCAGCTTTCGCTTTCTACGAAATCCTTTGGTTGGTTGTGTAGTACTGTTGAGGAGATTGAGCCAGTTGGATTGAAGATCTTGAGGAACTACCTGGGGCGTCCTGTATGGTCCATCGGACCTCTTCTTCCTTTAGAAGCACTCAACAAATCATCTACGTTGCGCTTAAGTGTTTCGAGGCAACGCGCCGGAAAAGAGTTCGGCATACCTCCTGAAGCATGCCTCGAATGGCTTGACTCACAAGGGTCGGATTCGGTTGTTTACGTCTCATTTGGTTCTCAAAACAGTATTAGTTCAAACCAGTTGATGGAATTAGCtcttgggttggaagaaagTGGAAGGCCTTTTATTTGGGTAATAAGGCCTCCGGTTGGATATGACATGAAGGGTGAGTTCCGAGCAGAGTGGTTGCCCGAGGGGTTCGAAGATCGAATGAGTAGAGGAAAACAAGGGTTGGTGGTGCACAATTGGGCACCCCAGTTGGAGATACTGTCACACAAGTCGACGGGTGTGTTTGTTAGCCACTGCGGATGGAATTCAGTGATGGAGAGCTTAAGCCAGGGGGTGCCAATGATAGGGTGGCCGTTGGCGTCCGAGCAGGCATTTAACTCGAAGATGTTGGCGGAGGAGATGGGCGTGAGCGTCGAACTTACAAGGGGAGCACAGAGTGTTGTTGTTGGAAAGGAGGTGAAGAGACTGATAGATTTGGTAATGGAGAAAAGTGGCAAAGGAGGAGAACTGAGGAAAAAAGTTGGTGATATTGGGGAGCAGATCAGAGCAGCAGTGAGGGATGAGGCAGAAGACAAGGGATCGTTTGTTTCGGCAATGGATGATTTTCTTGGCACCATTTTAGCAACTAGAAGAAAAAATGAGCACAAATAA
- the LOC126618875 gene encoding chitinase-like protein 1 has translation MKISAAALVAVVALSVVLCASSNGDYSSTVAKVKIVRGKKLCDKGWKCKGWSKYFCNLTISDYFQTYQFENLFSKRNTPVAHAVGFWDYQAFITAAALFEPLGFGTTGGKLMQMKEIAAFLGHVGSKTSWKSPLLFVHRIAILGSSCFYN, from the coding sequence ATGAAGATCTCCGCTGCTGCATTGGTGGCGGTGGTGGCGCTGAGTGTTGTCCTGTGTGCCAGCAGCAACGGCGATTACTCGTCCACCGTCGCGAAAGTGAAGATTGTGAGGGGGAAGAAGCTGTGCGACAAAGGGTGGAAGTGTAAAGGGTGGTCAAAGTACTTTTGCAATCTCACCATCTCCGATTACTTCCAGACTTACCAGTTTGAGAATCTGTTCTCCAAGAGAAACACGCCGGTGGCGCATGCCGTTGGGTTTTGGGATTACCAGGCGTTTATCACCGCCGCCGCGCTTTTCGAGCCTCTTGGGTTTGGGACCACGGGTGGGAAGCTTATGCAGATGAAGGAGATCGCCGCCTTTCTTGGACATGTCGGCAGCAAAACCTCTTGGAAGTCACCACTCTTGTTTGTGCATAGAATTGCTATTTTGGGTAGCTCTTGTTTTTATAATTAG